The Helicobacter sp. 11S03491-1 genomic sequence CATATCTGCGAATCTCCCCAAACCTAAAAAATGATGAAAAACCAAACAATCATATAAGGATGCCCAATGAATATTTTGAGAAACAATCTCGATAAGGTTATCTCCAGAATAGAAAAAGCAAGGATAGCTTATAGCAGACACCAAATTATCCGGCTTGTAGGCGTATCCAAATATTCCGGTATCCAAGATATCCAAACCCTTTATGAATGCGGTCAACGTAGCTTTGGAGAAAACAAAGTCCAAGATCTCAAAACAAAATCACAAGCGCTCCATGATTTACCCTTGCAATGGCATATGATAGGGACTCTCCAAGAGAACAAAATCAATGCCTTGCTTGCCCTCAGACCCGCCTTATTGCACTCTCTTGATTCTTTCAAACTTGCCCTGGCTATCCAAAATCGATGTGCCAGAGAGAATATCACCCTCAAAGCACTCTTACAAATCAACTCCTCAAATGAGCCCACCAAAAGTGGTCTCAAACCTCAAGAAGCTATACAAACTTATCTTGATATCCTCAAATCTTGCCCTAATATCGAGCTAGATGGACTCATGAGTATCGGGGCACACACCCGAGAAATATCAAAAATACAAGATTCCTTTGCCCTCACAAAAGATATTTTTGACAAACTCTCTCCGTATGGAGCAAAAACCCTATCCATGGGGATGAGCAATGATTTTGAGATTGCTATTTCCTATGGAGCCAATATGGTGCGCATCGGTTCTATTTTGTTTGAAAAATAATCTATTTTTTGTTTTCTTTTCTCCAATCTAAATCTATCTTTATAAAGACTAAAATATCTTTTATACAATATTTTAAAAATATGCTAATCCAATGTCAGAATATATCAAAATAAATGTTTAAGGGTATAAAATTTATTGAGATTTTAAAATCAATGTTATTTAATAATATTTTATTTAAAATATAAATTATTTATTTTCTAAAATAACTATAATTGTCCAAAATATCATCAAAATAACTATAATTTGTCAAGAATATTTCTCTAATAGACACTAAAATAAAATTGATTTTATTATTAATTAAGCTATTTTTTATTTAAAAGTTGTTTTAATTGCTTTTCATCCAAAAAATAATAAAAGCTTCGTTTAGGCTTTACAGAAATTTTAAAATCAATAACACATAAGGAGCCATAGTTATGAAAAGTACTTTCAACAATAAGCATTTAATATTATCGCCTATGGGGGGGGGGGCAAATCCGGATTCATCTTCAACCCCGCAGGTTCAAAATCCCATTATCCATCCTCTTCTAACATCCGATAACTCCTCAACCCAATCCCTTTCTCCCAGAATCAAAAGATTCTCTTCTTTAGTCTCTGTAGCCCTATGCGCTCTGAGTTTGCCTTTTTCAAACCAAGTATTAGCAGCGCCGACAAACTTAGGACAATCAGGTTGTTCCACTTCATCAAGTTCTGCTTGTATTGGCATCAATTATGATAATAATGGTGTAGCTTCTGTTAAAATGACCTATAGCGATACTCTGGATACCACTTCTGATGAAAAGTCTATCACGGCTACAGGGTTTTACAATCCTGCTTACAAAATCATCATGTTTAACGCCAATAAGTCCATCGCTCAAATGAATTCCGGCATTACCATTGGCAATGGATCTACCATAAATGCTGATTTCAAAGATTCTGCATGGAAAGGGAATTTTACCAATACCGGGGGTG encodes the following:
- a CDS encoding YggS family pyridoxal phosphate-dependent enzyme: MNILRNNLDKVISRIEKARIAYSRHQIIRLVGVSKYSGIQDIQTLYECGQRSFGENKVQDLKTKSQALHDLPLQWHMIGTLQENKINALLALRPALLHSLDSFKLALAIQNRCARENITLKALLQINSSNEPTKSGLKPQEAIQTYLDILKSCPNIELDGLMSIGAHTREISKIQDSFALTKDIFDKLSPYGAKTLSMGMSNDFEIAISYGANMVRIGSILFEK